The Desulfurococcus sp. genome has a segment encoding these proteins:
- the moaA gene encoding GTP 3',8-cyclase MoaA, producing the protein MLVDRFGRRVDSFRVSVTDRCNYQCIFCHREGLTGSPRNEALNPGDYGFLAEVSAKLGITYFKLTGGEPLIRDDIVEIVREIALHAKEVSMTTNGSLLLEKARGLAEAGLARLNVSVHSLNPSTYRFITGGSLLLEKVLKGIDEALNYGLKVKLDVVVLKANLNELGELIEYASGKGVDVNIIELIPLGTPPGVYSEQHVQLDPVIEYLENKAVGRSVRSFQNRPEYVMPSGIRVSVVKGYGNPALCMGCTRLRLTPEGWIKTCLFVEKPYVDISREIKVRDQLGVEEGIRRAVYLREPFFKPPGVTILKSSTESLDSRGDR; encoded by the coding sequence ATGTTAGTCGATAGGTTTGGTAGGAGAGTAGATAGCTTTAGGGTCTCAGTGACCGATAGATGCAACTATCAATGTATATTCTGTCATAGAGAAGGGTTAACGGGATCCCCTAGAAACGAAGCCTTAAACCCTGGTGACTACGGGTTTCTCGCCGAGGTCTCAGCGAAGCTAGGTATTACATACTTCAAGCTTACAGGCGGTGAACCCCTGATACGCGATGATATTGTTGAGATAGTAAGAGAGATAGCTCTCCACGCTAAGGAAGTATCAATGACAACTAATGGGAGCCTCCTTCTAGAGAAGGCGAGAGGGTTAGCTGAAGCAGGATTAGCCAGGCTTAATGTAAGCGTGCACTCATTAAACCCTTCAACCTACAGGTTCATTACAGGTGGATCTCTCCTCCTCGAAAAAGTTCTTAAAGGAATTGATGAAGCCTTAAACTACGGGTTGAAAGTCAAGTTAGATGTAGTGGTTTTAAAAGCTAATTTAAACGAGCTAGGGGAACTCATAGAGTACGCTTCAGGAAAAGGAGTAGATGTAAATATCATTGAATTAATACCTCTAGGTACTCCTCCAGGTGTATACTCCGAGCAGCATGTTCAATTAGACCCTGTAATTGAGTATCTCGAGAATAAGGCTGTAGGTAGAAGCGTAAGGAGCTTCCAGAATAGACCGGAGTACGTGATGCCTAGTGGAATAAGAGTTAGTGTTGTAAAAGGCTATGGAAACCCAGCTCTCTGCATGGGGTGTACAAGACTCAGGTTAACGCCTGAAGGATGGATTAAAACCTGCTTGTTCGTCGAGAAGCCTTACGTTGATATATCCCGTGAGATCAAGGTGAGAGATCAACTAGGTGTTGAAGAAGGTATTAGGAGAGCCGTATACCTGAGAGAACCTTTCTTCAAGCCCCCTGGTGTAACCATCCTTAAGAGCAGTACTGAATCCCTAGATAGTAGAGGGGATAGGTGA
- a CDS encoding ARMT1-like domain-containing protein: MKPKPECLRCLLNVRLRDIEYSSLKPEGKVALAKKVLGSIIEEFNLETAELTTLASSLFELVVKSAPDIVDYYKLIKKRSMRIALESIGVHRRYLEGKGDFERLYYLLKLAALGNIIDYGVAEHSFKEELDPLLIEKTELAIDDSRILYDMIKRGGLRVLYLLDNAGEVVYDALLAEYIRGKGNRVIGVAKDEPGFQNDVTLNDLVETGVDKAFDLLVTPGCRGVCSSIHLDKVDSSFKELLGSVDLVIAKGMANFEYLSSTSLGKPVLFILVAKCRPVAEALGSFFYLGKPVVLLKTS, from the coding sequence GTGAAGCCTAAGCCGGAGTGCTTGAGATGCCTGCTTAACGTGAGATTGAGGGATATAGAGTACTCTTCGCTGAAACCTGAAGGCAAGGTAGCTCTAGCTAAGAAGGTACTAGGTTCTATCATAGAGGAGTTCAACTTGGAGACCGCTGAGCTAACTACCCTCGCCTCAAGTCTCTTCGAGCTCGTAGTGAAGTCTGCACCGGATATCGTGGACTACTATAAGCTAATTAAGAAGCGTAGCATGAGGATAGCACTCGAGAGTATTGGAGTTCACAGAAGGTATCTAGAGGGTAAGGGAGACTTCGAGAGACTCTACTACTTACTGAAGTTGGCTGCCTTAGGCAACATTATAGACTACGGGGTTGCCGAGCACTCCTTTAAAGAGGAGTTAGACCCTTTGCTCATTGAGAAAACTGAGCTGGCAATTGATGATAGCCGTATACTCTACGATATGATTAAGCGGGGAGGACTTAGAGTACTATACCTCCTTGATAATGCAGGAGAAGTAGTCTACGATGCACTACTAGCAGAGTACATTCGAGGTAAGGGTAACAGAGTTATAGGAGTAGCTAAGGATGAACCAGGCTTCCAGAACGATGTAACTCTAAACGACCTCGTGGAGACAGGAGTTGATAAAGCCTTCGACCTCCTTGTAACACCCGGCTGCAGAGGCGTCTGCTCATCAATACATCTTGATAAAGTTGACAGCAGCTTCAAGGAGCTCCTAGGGAGCGTTGACCTCGTTATCGCGAAAGGGATGGCTAACTTCGAATACCTCTCAAGCACTAGTCTCGGGAAGCCAGTGCTCTTTATCCTGGTGGCTAAGTGCAGGCCTGTTGCAGAAGCCTTAGGCTCCTTCTTCTATCTTGGAAAGCCAGTGGTACTCTTAAAGACTAGTTAA
- a CDS encoding FAD-binding oxidoreductase has translation MKAELAIIGGGITGLFTAVTLVEQGYKSIVILEKSYVGSGGTFRCATGIRASFTSREHVEVMKRAIELWPQLAKKLGFPYRRDGYLWLLTRDEDVELFRRVVEFHHSLNVPTRIVDPSEVKEIVPSINNKGILAAVHDPLAGKASVFQAVVNSLVYLKQRGISVHERVEATRILRENGKLVVETSRGRIEANKILVAAARGTVDLLKSIGVELPIRNLAKHALVTEVFKPVIKPLIIDWSSSSYIVQLIHGNIYIGADIPEKYDEPAASRYLFLEKAASVWVKYFPWLSEVYVLRYWTGYYDMTPDHHPIIGPLDEDENILVAAGFSGHGFMMAPAVAEALAFYILGDKPPVSEFLNLKPDRFKKGRLVKEVAVFG, from the coding sequence GTGAAAGCAGAGCTAGCTATCATAGGTGGAGGTATAACAGGTCTCTTCACTGCTGTCACGCTAGTAGAGCAAGGATATAAGAGCATAGTTATACTGGAGAAATCCTATGTGGGCTCAGGAGGCACTTTCAGGTGTGCTACAGGAATAAGAGCCAGCTTCACTAGTAGAGAGCATGTTGAAGTCATGAAGAGAGCCATAGAACTATGGCCTCAGCTCGCTAAGAAGCTCGGCTTCCCCTATAGAAGAGACGGCTACCTGTGGCTGCTGACAAGAGACGAGGATGTAGAACTATTCAGGCGTGTAGTAGAATTCCACCACTCTCTTAACGTGCCGACGAGAATCGTGGATCCCAGCGAAGTCAAGGAGATCGTTCCCTCAATCAACAATAAAGGGATTCTAGCGGCAGTCCACGATCCTCTAGCAGGCAAGGCAAGCGTCTTCCAAGCCGTAGTAAACTCTCTCGTATACCTCAAGCAGAGGGGTATTAGCGTGCATGAAAGAGTAGAGGCTACAAGAATACTTAGAGAAAACGGTAAACTCGTAGTTGAAACCAGCAGGGGGAGGATTGAAGCAAATAAAATCCTAGTTGCAGCTGCACGCGGAACAGTCGACCTGCTTAAAAGCATTGGCGTAGAGCTCCCAATACGAAATCTAGCTAAGCATGCACTAGTCACAGAAGTCTTCAAGCCTGTTATAAAACCACTGATAATAGACTGGTCTTCCTCATCCTACATAGTTCAATTAATCCACGGCAACATATACATTGGAGCAGACATCCCTGAAAAGTACGATGAGCCGGCTGCAAGCAGATACCTGTTCCTCGAGAAGGCTGCCAGCGTGTGGGTAAAATACTTCCCGTGGCTGAGTGAAGTATACGTGCTTAGATACTGGACGGGATACTACGATATGACCCCAGATCACCATCCGATAATAGGCCCACTAGACGAAGACGAGAATATACTTGTAGCAGCAGGCTTCAGCGGGCACGGCTTCATGATGGCTCCAGCTGTAGCAGAAGCCCTCGCATTCTACATACTAGGAGATAAGCCACCTGTAAGTGAATTCCTGAATCTAAAGCCAGATAGATTCAAGAAGGGAAGACTGGTAAAGGAGGTTGCAGTCTTCGGCTAG
- a CDS encoding phenylalanine--tRNA ligase subunit alpha: MSKPVILPPKQYAIAKYIVEKGASDLGSLASSMGLKPEDLMRDVAELEGKGLVKVLRHSIKTLAATEEALGYLEKGLPEEQVYYALEKCIGGSTKDFMNCLERHIKAARSVIEIGFQYHAKSRCIIIESGVVAGLNPENCRKLLEDAARIKESIKAVVEGKEPLVDPETLKRRRLVEVRDKTIVVLEPEDRLIELYKRGLIREAEVLTVVKPMHALQLEQYVIKEFDLNIEPPMPWQARKHPFMEFIDDLRDILVAMGFEEVKGPHVEAEFWNFDALFQAQDHPAREIHDTFFLETSLKGKIDPRLLEKAGRVHEAGWRYKWSPERALRLVLRSQTTAVTVRAIYERGEGEYRIFTIDRNFRPENLDAKHSMEFYQLDGAIVGRDVNFKHLLYFFKELAAALGVKEVWFKPGYFPFTEPSVEGYIRHPKLGWLEVFPGGVFRPEVMEILGAPGVKAIAWGIGVDRLAMTVLGLDDIRLLFTRDLEKLEGIKYTGLPFFTSKTTGREVKVVEYPF; encoded by the coding sequence TTGAGTAAGCCTGTGATTCTCCCACCAAAGCAGTACGCGATTGCAAAGTATATTGTTGAGAAGGGAGCAAGTGATCTAGGCTCACTTGCATCAAGCATGGGGCTTAAACCCGAGGATTTAATGAGAGATGTAGCCGAGCTAGAAGGTAAGGGATTAGTGAAAGTCCTCAGGCACTCTATTAAAACTCTAGCTGCAACAGAGGAGGCTCTAGGATACCTGGAGAAAGGACTGCCAGAGGAGCAAGTATACTATGCTCTAGAAAAGTGTATTGGCGGCTCAACCAAGGATTTCATGAACTGTCTTGAAAGACATATCAAAGCAGCGAGAAGCGTTATTGAAATAGGTTTTCAATACCATGCTAAATCCAGGTGCATCATCATAGAGAGCGGGGTAGTAGCTGGCTTAAACCCCGAGAACTGCAGGAAGCTACTAGAGGATGCCGCTAGGATCAAGGAGAGCATTAAGGCAGTTGTAGAAGGAAAAGAGCCGCTGGTAGACCCGGAGACCTTGAAGAGACGTCGCCTCGTGGAGGTAAGGGATAAAACTATAGTAGTACTTGAACCTGAAGATAGACTCATAGAGCTCTATAAGAGAGGATTAATCAGGGAAGCCGAAGTATTAACAGTTGTAAAGCCGATGCACGCATTACAGCTCGAACAATACGTTATCAAGGAGTTCGATTTAAACATTGAACCCCCGATGCCGTGGCAGGCGAGAAAACACCCTTTCATGGAGTTCATTGATGATTTAAGGGATATACTGGTAGCCATGGGATTCGAGGAGGTTAAAGGGCCTCACGTGGAAGCCGAGTTCTGGAATTTCGATGCATTATTTCAAGCACAGGATCACCCTGCAAGGGAAATACACGATACGTTTTTCCTTGAAACCAGTTTAAAGGGTAAGATTGATCCAAGGCTACTCGAGAAAGCTGGTAGAGTTCACGAGGCTGGATGGAGGTATAAGTGGAGTCCCGAGAGAGCTCTTAGATTAGTATTGAGAAGCCAGACTACAGCTGTAACAGTAAGAGCCATCTACGAGAGGGGGGAAGGAGAGTATAGAATCTTCACGATAGACAGGAACTTCAGGCCGGAAAACCTGGATGCTAAGCACAGCATGGAGTTCTACCAGCTCGATGGGGCTATAGTAGGCAGAGATGTAAACTTCAAGCACCTCCTTTACTTCTTCAAGGAGCTTGCAGCAGCACTAGGAGTAAAAGAGGTGTGGTTTAAACCCGGCTACTTCCCCTTCACTGAGCCTAGTGTTGAAGGATACATAAGGCATCCAAAGCTAGGCTGGCTTGAGGTGTTTCCTGGAGGCGTGTTCAGGCCGGAAGTAATGGAGATACTAGGAGCCCCTGGCGTGAAGGCTATTGCATGGGGTATAGGTGTTGATAGACTAGCTATGACAGTGCTAGGCTTAGATGACATCCGCCTCCTCTTCACAAGGGACCTCGAGAAGCTAGAGGGAATCAAGTACACGGGGCTACCGTTCTTTACCTCCAAGACTACTGGAAGGGAGGTGAAGGTTGTCGAGTACCCGTTCTAG
- a CDS encoding FAD-dependent oxidoreductase encodes MPDYRIYEHPVLKFKRGRHVIFKYNGSIIEAYEGESILAALYALGYRVFSRSPDGSRPRGAFCMIGRCSSCLSTVNGVPNTRICIEPVRDNLEVVGGTGIPEAPVSVTGFKPVDKEIVEADVLVIGGGPAGLQAALRLGERGVKTVVVTDHFKLGGQLVKQTHRFFGSVRYYGGLRGFRIAEKLVETLSRMPSVKTYTRAYAYGFFSEGFIGVAVSGENPVNLLVKPKYVIIATGAMERMALFENNDLPGVMGAGGAQTLMNEYGVKPGEDALIVGAGNVGLIVAYQLLQAGVRVHGVIELREEIGGWVVHAAKIRRYGVPILTGHSILRVEGQERVEKAVIAAVDEKRKPIPGTEREYSVDLVLLAVGLQPEYTLLSQMGAAMKYVPEAGGFIPLRTRFMETSIPNVFVAGDTSGVEEATTAFIEGEIAAYTILERMGFRDAAEARDRLLDFLWNEYRLSPVVARAREGKLKVTVSEEEIEELRKGSNHVHF; translated from the coding sequence ATGCCCGATTACAGGATATACGAGCACCCTGTGTTAAAGTTCAAGCGGGGGCGCCATGTAATCTTCAAGTATAATGGGAGTATTATTGAAGCCTATGAAGGAGAGAGTATCCTAGCTGCTCTCTACGCTCTCGGGTACAGGGTTTTCTCGAGGAGCCCTGATGGAAGCAGGCCTCGCGGAGCATTCTGCATGATTGGCAGGTGCTCAAGCTGTCTTTCAACAGTCAACGGGGTCCCGAATACTAGGATATGCATTGAGCCTGTGAGAGACAACTTAGAGGTTGTAGGAGGTACTGGGATTCCTGAAGCCCCGGTAAGCGTCACCGGGTTCAAGCCTGTGGATAAGGAGATTGTTGAAGCAGACGTACTAGTCATTGGTGGAGGACCGGCTGGACTTCAAGCAGCTCTCAGACTAGGCGAGAGAGGAGTCAAGACAGTTGTTGTGACAGACCACTTTAAGCTTGGAGGACAGCTCGTCAAGCAGACTCATAGATTCTTCGGTAGCGTGAGGTACTACGGGGGGTTACGGGGCTTCAGGATAGCTGAGAAGCTTGTTGAAACCTTATCGAGGATGCCCTCTGTGAAGACTTATACTAGAGCCTACGCATACGGTTTCTTCAGTGAAGGCTTCATCGGTGTAGCAGTTAGCGGCGAGAACCCTGTTAACCTCTTAGTGAAGCCTAAATACGTTATCATTGCTACTGGAGCCATGGAGAGAATGGCGTTATTCGAGAATAACGATCTACCGGGGGTTATGGGGGCTGGAGGCGCTCAAACCTTAATGAATGAATACGGAGTTAAACCAGGTGAGGATGCATTAATTGTCGGCGCCGGCAACGTAGGCTTGATCGTAGCCTACCAGCTTCTCCAGGCGGGGGTAAGAGTCCACGGCGTGATCGAGCTACGCGAGGAGATAGGCGGCTGGGTTGTACATGCAGCTAAAATACGCAGGTATGGCGTGCCAATTCTAACAGGACACTCAATCCTCAGGGTAGAGGGGCAGGAGAGGGTTGAGAAGGCTGTTATAGCAGCCGTGGATGAAAAGCGTAAGCCTATACCCGGCACTGAGAGGGAGTATAGTGTTGATTTAGTTCTACTGGCTGTAGGACTCCAGCCGGAGTACACGCTTCTAAGTCAGATGGGGGCTGCCATGAAGTACGTGCCGGAGGCTGGTGGATTCATACCTCTTAGAACCAGGTTCATGGAGACAAGTATCCCCAATGTCTTTGTGGCTGGCGATACCTCAGGGGTAGAAGAGGCTACAACAGCCTTCATAGAGGGAGAGATAGCAGCATACACCATACTAGAGAGAATGGGCTTCAGGGATGCAGCTGAAGCAAGAGATAGATTACTAGACTTCCTCTGGAATGAGTATAGGCTGAGCCCGGTTGTAGCTAGAGCCCGTGAAGGAAAGCTAAAGGTGACAGTCAGCGAGGAGGAAATAGAGGAGTTGAGGAAGGGGAGTAATCATGTCCACTTCTAA
- the moaC gene encoding cyclic pyranopterin monophosphate synthase MoaC: protein MSIRMVDITGKEDVYREATATGFIKLKPSTIELIKKGLVEKGDVYSASTIAAILGVKETPRMLPLTHNIPITGVKVDYEIQEDGVRVYVTVKTTAKTGVEMEALMGVAVALLNIWDMVKKYEKDESGQYPHTRITDIRVLEKKKGGEDEDNH from the coding sequence ATGAGCATTAGAATGGTGGATATAACAGGTAAGGAGGATGTATACAGGGAGGCGACAGCCACAGGCTTCATAAAGCTTAAGCCTTCAACAATCGAGTTGATAAAGAAGGGACTTGTCGAGAAAGGCGACGTTTACTCGGCTTCAACAATAGCTGCTATACTGGGGGTTAAAGAAACGCCTAGAATGCTTCCACTAACACACAATATTCCCATAACAGGTGTTAAAGTAGACTACGAGATCCAGGAGGACGGGGTAAGAGTCTACGTGACAGTGAAGACAACAGCTAAAACAGGAGTTGAAATGGAGGCATTAATGGGTGTTGCAGTAGCACTACTGAATATATGGGATATGGTTAAGAAGTACGAGAAGGATGAAAGCGGCCAGTACCCGCATACACGTATAACGGATATAAGAGTTCTCGAGAAGAAGAAGGGCGGAGAAGATGAAGATAACCATTAA
- a CDS encoding radical SAM protein — protein MSSTRSRRTSSIRPFISFFYGVHPDKCHGYLAAIDLLLPPRKCPFNCPYCPLPASPPVEKSLEVKVDLNHFESAIEKHADVLASIRNVILWGYGDPLLVANLPEVIKVIRRFSGDGILIVHSSGAVIPKAVKTGVLNYIDELRVQLPWPGVEDFMGYAYTHLDGFANMLHVVSGMRNIVAELVVARKGSEVYPDPLLLSRLSSMLSKNSISRIQVETLTRPPLDERYKPVSKRVLSDIAEYFSSNGFHVEVCDRQLQPLEGVRVHGLLNVIYNHVLRHPLSTGEVRAIYGDNGLIALDNLIARGLVEKKAWEGMVFYRALL, from the coding sequence TTGTCGAGTACCCGTTCTAGGAGAACGAGTAGTATAAGACCCTTCATATCATTCTTCTACGGTGTACACCCGGATAAATGCCATGGATACTTGGCTGCAATAGACCTCCTTCTACCCCCTAGGAAATGCCCCTTCAACTGCCCTTACTGCCCGCTACCAGCCAGCCCGCCGGTTGAAAAAAGCCTTGAAGTAAAAGTCGACTTAAATCACTTCGAGTCCGCTATTGAAAAGCATGCTGACGTGCTCGCAAGCATTAGAAACGTTATTCTATGGGGATACGGGGATCCACTGCTAGTTGCAAATCTCCCTGAAGTCATTAAAGTCATCAGGAGGTTTAGTGGCGACGGTATATTGATCGTGCATTCGAGTGGAGCAGTTATCCCTAAAGCAGTAAAAACAGGAGTCCTCAACTATATTGACGAGCTACGAGTACAGCTACCCTGGCCCGGCGTGGAGGACTTCATGGGCTACGCTTACACTCATCTAGACGGTTTCGCTAACATGCTTCACGTAGTATCTGGTATGAGGAATATTGTTGCAGAGCTGGTTGTCGCTAGAAAAGGCTCTGAGGTATACCCGGATCCACTACTTCTCAGCAGGCTTTCTTCCATGCTCTCGAAGAACAGTATCTCGAGGATCCAGGTTGAAACTCTCACGAGGCCGCCGCTTGATGAGAGATACAAGCCTGTCTCTAAACGCGTTTTAAGCGATATAGCCGAGTACTTCTCTAGTAACGGGTTCCATGTTGAAGTATGCGATCGGCAGCTGCAGCCGTTAGAGGGTGTTAGAGTACACGGCCTACTCAATGTTATCTACAATCACGTGCTCCGACACCCCTTATCAACCGGAGAAGTGCGCGCGATCTACGGTGACAACGGCTTGATAGCACTTGATAATCTCATTGCAAGAGGGCTAGTTGAGAAGAAAGCCTGGGAGGGAATGGTATTCTATAGGGCTCTCCTCTAG
- a CDS encoding (2Fe-2S)-binding protein encodes MSLDARKVVVCRCENVTLADTLEAVDNGIDNLELLKRKLRIGMGPCQGRTCLILAAEIIARRTGRSVEEVLVPPSRPPISPVKIKYFIGGRVE; translated from the coding sequence GTGAGCCTGGATGCGAGGAAAGTAGTGGTGTGCCGCTGCGAGAACGTTACTCTAGCCGATACACTAGAGGCAGTGGACAACGGTATCGATAACCTCGAGCTCCTGAAGAGGAAGCTGAGGATTGGAATGGGGCCCTGCCAGGGTAGAACATGTCTGATTCTTGCAGCTGAAATCATAGCGAGAAGGACGGGCAGGAGTGTAGAGGAGGTTCTCGTGCCGCCAAGCCGGCCGCCGATATCACCGGTTAAAATAAAGTACTTTATTGGAGGGAGAGTAGAGTGA
- a CDS encoding MoaD/ThiS family protein translates to MKITIKAYSIYSDILGREFNITLDEEVSLGKLLENLKLKYNIPEKPEPVVLVNGEPAQPGRILRDGDVIYIAPPFSGG, encoded by the coding sequence ATGAAGATAACCATTAAAGCTTACTCAATATACTCTGATATACTAGGAAGAGAATTCAATATAACTCTAGACGAGGAGGTATCCCTCGGCAAGCTACTAGAGAACTTGAAGCTAAAGTACAATATACCCGAGAAGCCTGAGCCCGTAGTACTCGTGAACGGAGAGCCAGCTCAACCCGGCAGGATTTTAAGAGACGGGGATGTAATCTACATAGCACCTCCATTCTCAGGTGGTTGA
- a CDS encoding 4Fe-4S binding protein, with protein MSTSKRTGVISPRELEEKGLLPPLERLLKGPVAVLECPEEIPCDVCTASCPFHAITKSRIYDTPKLDPDKCIGCGVCVARCPGLAIFVVDLSKPGKAYVTLPYEMLPQPSKGVQVELLDREGVKVGESVVVKAWSYDGTWVVTVEVPRDKWLDVRAIRVKR; from the coding sequence ATGTCCACTTCTAAGCGGACAGGCGTGATCTCACCTAGAGAACTGGAGGAGAAGGGCCTCCTACCGCCTCTTGAGAGGCTTCTCAAGGGACCTGTCGCAGTACTCGAGTGCCCTGAGGAGATACCCTGCGATGTATGTACTGCTTCATGCCCATTCCACGCAATAACCAAGAGTAGAATATACGATACCCCGAAACTCGACCCCGATAAGTGTATTGGCTGCGGTGTCTGTGTAGCGAGATGTCCTGGACTAGCTATATTCGTCGTAGACCTCAGTAAGCCTGGTAAAGCTTATGTGACACTACCATACGAGATGCTTCCGCAGCCCTCGAAGGGTGTTCAAGTAGAACTACTAGATAGAGAGGGAGTGAAGGTAGGTGAAAGCGTGGTCGTTAAGGCCTGGAGCTATGATGGAACATGGGTTGTAACAGTCGAGGTCCCCAGAGACAAGTGGCTTGATGTCAGAGCTATAAGAGTGAAAAGGTGA
- a CDS encoding molybdenum cofactor biosynthesis protein MoaE produces MCYVEVRLLSESEDISLDKLLDKLRLIDEEHAIGAVSMFIGLVKGDLGDTRVYKLEYSAIEELVLKKLEEIAREVCSKYSLKAIMIYHRLGGLNPGESTIYIVAAGVSRNNSNPAMIEALERVKREAPIFKLEKRSDGEYWVVGDGARFKRTSS; encoded by the coding sequence TTGTGCTACGTAGAGGTAAGATTACTGAGCGAGAGCGAGGATATATCACTCGACAAGCTCCTCGATAAGCTGAGATTAATAGATGAGGAGCACGCGATCGGAGCAGTATCCATGTTCATAGGCCTAGTGAAGGGGGATCTAGGGGATACTAGAGTATACAAACTTGAGTATAGTGCTATAGAAGAGCTGGTATTAAAGAAGCTTGAAGAGATTGCTAGAGAAGTCTGCTCCAAGTACTCTCTCAAAGCTATCATGATATACCATAGGCTAGGCGGTCTTAATCCAGGCGAGTCTACAATATATATTGTTGCTGCAGGCGTCAGTAGAAATAATAGTAATCCAGCAATGATTGAAGCACTAGAGAGAGTTAAGAGGGAAGCCCCGATATTCAAGCTGGAGAAGAGGAGTGATGGAGAATACTGGGTTGTAGGTGACGGTGCAAGATTTAAGAGAACTAGCAGTTAG
- a CDS encoding HEPN domain-containing protein has protein sequence MSSSEEALVLKDRYMRFLDEARSARSKGYYDLACFLAEQALQLYLKYALLVFIGDYPRTHSVRRLLGEIARVSGSMKLEEFIKSNRVRILALEDSYLLARYFVKDYTAEDADDMIKLVEEAVNVINTLLRGES, from the coding sequence ATGTCTAGTAGTGAAGAAGCGCTAGTTTTAAAGGATAGGTATATGAGATTTCTTGATGAAGCTAGAAGTGCCCGTAGTAAGGGATACTATGATCTAGCCTGCTTTCTAGCTGAGCAAGCTCTCCAATTATACTTAAAGTACGCTCTTTTAGTTTTCATAGGAGATTACCCTAGAACTCATAGTGTTAGAAGACTTCTCGGTGAGATAGCTAGAGTATCCGGTTCAATGAAGCTAGAGGAATTCATAAAGAGCAATAGGGTGAGAATACTTGCTTTAGAGGACTCGTACCTTCTCGCAAGATACTTCGTAAAGGATTATACTGCAGAGGATGCAGATGATATGATCAAGCTTGTAGAGGAGGCTGTTAACGTGATTAACACTCTCCTAAGAGGTGAGTCTTAG
- a CDS encoding AAA family ATPase, which yields METSRILIKLDLFLYILPEGIPRNTLVILSGEGGSGKSAILANIARSIVESGEPVVYVGIDDDPLTIIRQLESFGLKIDENTSRLLIIVDGFSYLVKSRKGILHPLVAEEVDPRNPENIVNAILRVVESRGLKGRGLVIIDSLNDVMISLDPTRFMEFVKTLRANISKSLEVPIIASLHTSTESFREYLHAVEHLVDGVIETQSLAEGLPMQLPVQVRQIIVRRIKGVPHRYGWVLYTIDKTGVKPVILRIEK from the coding sequence ATGGAGACTTCAAGAATACTCATTAAACTAGACCTCTTCCTCTACATACTCCCGGAGGGTATACCAAGGAACACGCTTGTAATTCTAAGCGGTGAGGGAGGATCCGGGAAGAGCGCTATACTAGCCAACATAGCTAGAAGCATCGTGGAGAGCGGTGAACCAGTAGTATACGTCGGCATAGATGACGATCCATTAACTATCATAAGGCAGCTTGAATCCTTCGGCTTGAAAATAGATGAGAATACAAGCAGGCTTCTAATAATAGTAGACGGCTTCAGCTACCTGGTAAAAAGCAGGAAGGGAATCCTGCACCCACTGGTAGCCGAGGAGGTGGATCCAAGGAACCCGGAGAATATAGTTAACGCTATCCTAAGAGTAGTTGAGTCAAGAGGGTTGAAGGGAAGAGGGCTAGTGATAATTGACTCGCTGAACGACGTAATGATATCTCTTGACCCAACTAGATTCATGGAGTTTGTGAAAACGCTAAGAGCAAACATCTCGAAGTCTCTCGAAGTACCCATAATAGCATCACTCCACACATCCACGGAGAGCTTCAGAGAATACCTCCATGCAGTAGAACACTTAGTCGACGGGGTAATTGAAACCCAGAGCTTAGCAGAAGGCCTACCCATGCAGCTACCAGTACAGGTACGCCAGATAATAGTGAGAAGAATCAAGGGTGTACCCCATAGGTACGGCTGGGTACTCTACACTATCGATAAAACCGGGGTGAAACCAGTAATTCTGAGAATCGAGAAGTAA